A stretch of the Salvelinus sp. IW2-2015 unplaced genomic scaffold, ASM291031v2 Un_scaffold761, whole genome shotgun sequence genome encodes the following:
- the LOC112068822 gene encoding SERTA domain-containing protein 2 — MLGNGVKRKLDEDGLEEGKALLTSAAGAAGSHSRVNYTLQRQTVLNISLMKLYGPPRTPATEPALQRRVLINNVIRRIHHEFKEEGGAGLRALFFAVPPPAPNVTEDEGYHEAPSSTFSGVLSPPLSPLSSLDSGLTPASLLEDDPPLFFALPPSSPHPLGHHPLSPRLSAPPPTPAKDSFSSALEEIEELCPIAVTTSTTSSLPLSPPPSPQPPPSLPAGMDMKEEGRTYSPKDKESLLLDESQAAKTVLADPPSAPADLSPTSGGFLTDFALDDILFTDIDTSMYDFNPPCGASSIPQNLGVSKTTPMVTADDLVKTLSSYSGGGVSSPPLAQNQPFKMDLAELDHIMEVLVGS, encoded by the coding sequence ATGTTGGGTAACGGCGTGAAGCGCAAACTGGATGAGGACGGCCTGGAGGAGGGAAAGGCGCTCCTCACATCAGCGGCCGGAGCCGCGGGCAGCCACTCAAGGGTTAACTACACGCTGCAGCGCCAGACGGTGCTAAACATCTCCCTGATGAAGCTGTATGGGCCGCCGCGGACGCCCGCCACCGAGCCAGCCCTGCAGCGCCGCGTGCTCATCAACAACGTCATCCGCCGCATCCACCACGAGTTCAAAGAGGAAGGCGGCGCGGGGCTGCGCGCGCTCTTCTTCGCCGTTCCGCCGCCGGCGCCGAACGTCACCGAGGACGAGGGCTACCACGAAGCTCCGTCATCCACGTTCAGCGGCGTCCTCTCCCCGCCCCTCTCGCCGCTGTCGTCGCTGGATTCTGGTTTGACCCCGGCCTCGCTCCTGGAGGACGACCCGCCACTGTTCTTCGCCTTGCCGCCGTCCTCACCCCACCCACTGGGTCACCACCCTCTCTCGCCGAGACTGTCAGCGCCTCCCCCAACACCCGCCAAGGACAGCTTCTCCTCAGCTTTGGAGGAGATCGAGGAGCTGTGCCCCATCGCAGTGACAACCTCTACTACCTCCTCCCTACCTTTGTCTCCTCCACCTTCACCCCAGCCCCCACCCTCTCTACCAGCAGGGATGGACatgaaagaggaagggaggacaTACAGCCCGAAGGACAAGGAGTCGCTCTTGCTGGACGAAAGTCAGGCTGCAAAAACCGTGTTGGCAGACCCGCCCAGCGCCCCAGCAGACTTGTCGCCCACCTCCGGTGGCTTCCTCACTGACTTTGCCCTGGACGACATTCTATTCACGGACATCGACACCTCCATGTATGACTTTAACCCCCCCTGCGGCGCCTCTTCAATACCGCAGAACTTGGGGGTGTCCAAAACGACCCCCATGGTCACTGCAGACGACCTGGTCAAGACTCTGTCCAGTTACAGCGGGGGAGGGGTGAGCTCTCCGCCTTTGGCTCAAAACCAGCCCTTTAAAATGGACCTGGCTGAGCTCGACCACATTATGGAAGTCCTGGTGGGGTCTTGA